A genomic region of Methanosphaera sp. contains the following coding sequences:
- a CDS encoding GNAT family N-acetyltransferase, whose amino-acid sequence MVNPNKKVKRPDGLGKIFKYKTSEDGEEIFTLPIIKTLNDNYIYLLRAIRAENYYIPENDSCFFFKEIVYDNEVVGFAAYRPSNINESSLIMQYMYVLDEYRNKGLLAEELDEATTLFESSILIEYPSCDTVKTLIKHRLARVFNDRFAISRIPFYVPMVDIDDATSGVLREGYEYPEKVYSKLSLVYDLELCCVVGVASDDIENMYKEGVADEETINNYNIMSLALAEDDAKYGCVEKRQNDEDIANGTYFAKLKDLLDENDSVIENWLTLM is encoded by the coding sequence ATGGTTAATCCAAATAAGAAAGTTAAAAGACCAGATGGTTTAGGTAAAATATTTAAATATAAAACATCAGAAGATGGTGAGGAAATATTCACACTTCCAATTATTAAAACATTAAATGATAACTACATCTATCTTCTTCGTGCAATAAGAGCAGAAAACTATTATATTCCAGAAAATGATTCATGCTTCTTTTTTAAGGAAATTGTATATGACAATGAAGTTGTAGGATTTGCAGCATATCGTCCAAGTAATATTAATGAAAGTTCACTTATTATGCAATACATGTATGTACTTGATGAATATAGAAACAAAGGACTTCTTGCAGAAGAACTTGATGAGGCAACAACACTCTTTGAATCAAGTATTCTTATTGAATATCCATCATGTGACACAGTTAAAACATTAATTAAACACAGACTTGCACGTGTATTTAATGATAGATTTGCAATTTCAAGAATTCCATTTTATGTACCTATGGTTGATATAGACGATGCAACAAGTGGAGTTCTTCGTGAAGGATATGAATATCCAGAAAAAGTATACAGTAAACTATCACTAGTATATGACCTAGAGCTTTGTTGTGTTGTTGGTGTTGCAAGTGATGATATTGAAAATATGTACAAAGAAGGAGTTGCTGATGAAGAAACTATTAACAACTACAATATCATGAGTCTTGCACTAGCTGAAGATGATGCTAAATATGGCTGTGTTGAGAAAAGACAAAATGATGAAGATATAGCAAATGGAACATACTTTGCTAAACTTAAAGATCTTCTCGATGAAAACGACAGTGTAATTGAAAACTGGTTAACATTAATGTAG
- a CDS encoding flavodoxin domain-containing protein, with product MNFEVFYYSKTGHTKQLADAIGSIIGKDAKDITSNSIDEDIDVLFFGSSIYGNGIDPAVVRFFNNNIDANIGCIVNFSTSGVGRSTYDEIKALAESYSIKMAEDQFYCIGEFAGMNSDKPDANDISKIKTFAQDIVNKY from the coding sequence ATGAATTTTGAAGTTTTCTATTATTCAAAAACAGGACATACAAAACAACTAGCCGATGCAATAGGTAGCATAATAGGAAAAGATGCAAAAGATATTACATCAAATAGTATAGATGAAGATATTGATGTACTATTTTTTGGAAGCAGTATCTATGGAAATGGAATAGATCCTGCAGTTGTAAGATTTTTCAACAACAATATAGATGCAAATATTGGATGTATTGTTAACTTTTCAACATCAGGTGTTGGAAGATCAACATACGATGAAATAAAAGCACTAGCAGAAAGTTATTCAATAAAAATGGCAGAAGACCAATTCTACTGTATAGGTGAATTTGCAGGAATGAATAGTGACAAACCAGATGCAAACGACATTTCAAAAATCAAAACATTTGCACAAGATATTGTTAACAAATACTAA